One window from the genome of Epinephelus moara isolate mb chromosome 21, YSFRI_EMoa_1.0, whole genome shotgun sequence encodes:
- the si:dkey-7l6.3 gene encoding zinc finger protein 467: MTSYKAFHSQLTSIMEALTKAAVSEICELVDDSYAVLQLEISRSHKENEALRRRLELIETIIARGQRGNVAMLDDGRMEAAGGGFMGFTLERALPAAAGPKQPKANLKRSGRVTALEVTTELTPAAKEDSATGAAEETNDQDVVLIKEEAAKEEADCNDPTDELLLNEDGTEVQPSEREDSDEGPSGMMMSTPAADMRLWDQNSNGPLEHHESHSAPGSPGPAGGAESSSDVVFDLASESDCEAPSVVQTRKPFLLGSRESPTSLPGTSELKRGVSLISSLPYDTDLDLCSSWTNQGLPSMVPVPQRPTLLDKVSDLNVAGFPLALGLGGSRLDPLDLNRYCRDRRFVCSYCGKCFTSSRSLETHVRVHTGERPYSCAQCGKRFTQSGHLKTHQSVHTGERPFACEHCGKRFAGKQNLRIHQQKHHPAEQSAAPV, translated from the exons ATGACGAGTTACAAGGCGTTTCATTCTCAGTTGACGTCCATCATGGAGGCACTGACCAAAGCGGCCGTGTCGGAGATCTGCGAGCTGGTGGATGACAGCTACGCGGTGCTGCAGCTGGAGATCAGCCGGAGCCACAAGGAGAACGAGGCGCTCAGGAGGAGGCTGGAGCTCATCGAGACCATCATCGCCCGGGGACAGCGGGGGAACGTCGCGATGCTGGATGACGGCAGGATGGAGGCGGCCGGCGGGGGGTTTATGGGTTTCACTCTCG aacGTGCCTTACCAGCTGCAGCGGGGCCCAAACAGCCGAAAGCAAATCTCAAAAGAAGTGGAAGGGTCACTGCGTTGGAGGTGACGACAGAGCTGACCCCTGCAGCCAAAGAG GATTCAGCGACAGGAGCTGCAGAGGAGACGAACGATCAGGATGTTGTTTTGATAAAAGAGGAAGCCGCAAAAGAGGAGGCGGACTGCAACGACCCCACAGACGAGCTGCTTCTCAATGAGGACG GAACGGAGGTGCAGCCGTCGGAGAGAGAGGACAGTGATGAAGGACCCTCTGGGATGATGATGTCCACCCCAGCGGCAGACATGAGGCTGTGGGATCAGAACAGTAACGGACCATTGGAGCATCACGAATCCCACAGTGCGCCAGGGTCTCCAGGCCCTGCAGGGGGCGCTGAGAGCTCTTCAGATGTGGTGTTTGACTTGGCCTCCGAGTCGGACTGTGAAGCTCCGTCTGTGGTCCAGACGAGGAAGCCGTTCCTTCTCGGGTCCAGAGAAAGTCCCACCTCTCTGCCCGGGACCTCTGAGCTGAAGCGGGGTGTGTCTCTGATCAGCTCCCTCCCCTACGACACAGACCTGGACCTGTGCTCCTCGTGGACTAATCAGGGCCTGCCGAGCATGGTGCCCGTCCCTCAGCGGCCGACACTGCTGGACAAAGTGTCAGACCTGAATGTTGCCGGTTTCCCCTTAGCTCTGGGTCTTGGCGGATCCAGACTGGACCCGTTGGACCTGAACAGGTACTGCAGGGACAGGCGCTTTGTCTGCAGCTACTGCGGAAAATGCTTCACATCATCCCGCAGCCTGGAGACACACGTGCGCGTTCACACAGGCGAGCGGCCATACAGTTGTGCTCAGTGCGGGAAGCGCTTTACGCAATCGGGACACCTGAAGACGCACCAGAGCGTTCACACTGGAGAGCGGCCGTTCGCCTGCGAGCACTGCGGGAAGAGATTTGCCGGGAAGCAGAACCTGCGGATCCATCAGCAGAAACACCATCCGGCTGAGCAGAGCGCTGCTCCTGTTTAA
- the LOC126382577 gene encoding zinc finger protein 648-like, protein MAVLTSKALHEQLCIIMGALTKAAVAEICEVVDEGYAVLQMEITRSHKENEDLKKKLHLIESIVVRGSGGGNAAALEFAPAAEGAQQAETQQQQQQQHRDGDGGATAAAPGGDGGGAVVAREELPDVVLIKDEDSDSSDAFEDGNTAPADGGTAAAREAATSTPISRSTKRHWPAGEEANRRSSSEPITLKTTGAQKKSVTVYTLDSPRSEPGCSTQLGGDEMEAGDSVCSYSAQMDADVQLVHQESSLVPPSANRQTYFGNSALMESPTNRAELDLSLTWTKQSKSQMSYAQFHQNENLDSDAFGLKMISVTGSTSTDCQLSESSNSAFEYDDADMMNYGLYRDQSGRPQLSHGQLSARGKRFACAICSKTYATSQNLDVHMRIHTGERPFSCSQCGKKFTQSAHLKSHLSVHSGERPYACTLCSRSFIVKYSLKLHMKKCHPNV, encoded by the exons ATGGCCGTTTTAACCAGCAAAGCTCTTCACGAGCAGCTCTGTATCATCATGGGCGCGCTGACCAAGGCGGCGGTGGCGGAGATCTGCGAGGTGGTGGACGAAGGTTACGCGGTGCTGCAGATGGAGATCACCCGGAGCCACAAGGAGAACGAGGACCTGAAGAAGAAGCTGCACCTCATCGAGTCCATTGTGGTCCGGGGGAGCGGCGGGGGGAACGCGGCGGCACTGGAGTTCGCGCCGGCCGCGGAGGGCGCACAGCAGGcggaaacacagcagcagcagcagcagcagcaccgggACGGTGATGGAGGAGCCACCGCCGCTGCTCccggaggagatggaggaggtgcCGTGGTGGCGCGGGAGGag CTTCCAGACGTGGTGTTGATCAAAGATGAAGACTCGGACAGTAGCGACGCCTTTGAGGACG gTAACACAGCACCTGCTGATGGAGGGACGGCTGCAGCCAGGGAGGCCGCCACCTCGACTCCCATCAGCCGGAGTACGAAGAGACACTGGCCGGCAGGTGAGGAGGCCAACAGGAGGTCGTCCTCTGAGCCAATTACACTGAAAACCACAGGGGCACAGAAGAAGAGCGTCACCGTCTACACTCTGGACTCTCCTCGCAGCGAGCCGGGCTGCTCCACCCAGCTTGGCGGTGATGAGATGGAGGCTGGCGACTCAGTTTGTTCCTACTCTGCACAGATGGACGCGGACGTCCAGCTGGTCCACCAGGAGTCCTCACTGGTCCCTCCGAGTGCTAACAGACAAACGTATTTTGGTAACAGCGCTCTGATGGAGTCCCCCACAAACAGAGCAGAACTAGATCTCAGCCTGACGTGGACCAAACAGTCGAAAAGTCAGATGAGTTATGCTCAGTTTCACCAAAACGAAAACCTGGACAGTGATGCTTTCGGGCTTAAGATGATCAGCGTCACAGGCTCGACCTCCACAGACTGCCAGCTTTCTGAAAGCAGCAACTCTGCATTTGAGTACGACGATGCCGACATGATGAACTACGGCCTCTACAGGGACCAGTCGGGGCGACCTCAGCTCAGTCATGGGCAGCTGAGCGCCCGAGGGAAGCGCTTTGCATGCGCCATCTGCTCTAAGACATACGCCACGTCTCAGAACCTGGACGTTCACATGCGGATTCACACAGGCGAGAGGCCGTTCAGCTGCAGCCAGTGCGGCAAGAAGTTCACCCAGTCGGCTCATCTAAAGTCGCATCTGAGCGTTCACTCCGGAGAGCGGCCGTACGCCTGCACGCTCTGCTCCAGGAGCTTCATCGTCAAATACAGTCTCAAGTTACACATGAAGAAATGCCATCCCAACGTCtga
- the LOC126382576 gene encoding zinc finger protein 205-like isoform X1 has protein sequence MSPAAAFHAQLASIMEVLANTAVAEICELVDSGYSVLQLEISRSRKENEVLRRKLRLMELRAARASALRAAATAGGNALLLASSRARAQLPAHHLGNGPRRSGAPGGNRSDREARRSTVSNQETLQCRDPDPSSDSGQDTTQGTPAAGEPTKVTTAVIKVEDDDESWSQSEQDKEFCHVADGQTTETEAPPPLTKQEVADEGGGSSRSWASGEVSSTSMSMQKTLNTSQRSETSSYECLMYEPQLQHGSLSTQNPLSEDPGCSYVLNTSVSVSAASDSGSSSSFPFTITEVSLPAAEHQQPAGFQNNQQRAPLPADEPQLPVRKEMTERLNAFIRRDRWRPQDGVSRASSQSREDGGGKSFVCNCCGKTLACLKNLKTHMRVHTGEKPFVCALCGKRFSDSSNLKRHQSVHTGEKRYGCVHCGKRFAQSGSLKVHMTVHTDCKQFRCSYCGKTFISGSHLRRHVTVHAGEKRFAPTFQ, from the exons ATGTCTCCGGCCGCTGCCTTCCACGCGCAGCTCGCCTCCATCATGGAGGTGCTGGCCAACACGGCGGTGGCGGAGATCTGCGAGCTCGTGGACAGCGGCTACTCGGTGCTGCAGCTGGAGATCTCGCGGAGCCGCAAAGAGAACGAGGTGCTGCGGAGAAAACTGCGGCTCATGGAGCTGCGAGCCGCGCGGGCGTCCGCCCTGCGAGCAGCGGCCACCGCAGGCGGCAACGCGCTGCTGCTCGCGAGCAGCCGCGCGCGTGCTCAGCTGCCTGCTCATCACCTGGGCAACGGGCCAAGGAGGAGCGGAGCACCTGGAGGTAACCGTTCAGACC GTGAGGCCAGGCGGTCCACAGTGTCCAACCAGGAGACTCTGCAGTGCCGAGACCCCGATCCGTCCTCAGACTCTGGACAAGATACCACACAGGGGACG CCTGCTGCAGGTGAGCCGACCAAAGTGACGACTGCAGTGATCAAagtggaggatgatgatgagtcCTGGTCCCAATCTGAGCAGGACA AAGAGTTTTGCCATGTTGCAGATGGTCAGACAACAGAGACAGAAGCCCCGCCTCCGCTgaccaaacaggaagtagcaGATGAAGGTGGAGGTTCGTCTCGGTCATGGGCGAGCGGTGAAGTCAGCTCCACCTCCATGTCCATGCAAAAAACCCTGAACACCAGCCAGAGGTCAGAAACCAGCAGTTATGAATGTCTGATGTACGAGCCACAGCTCCAACATGGCTCCCTCAGTACCCAGAATCCTCTGAGTGAGGATCCCGGCTGCTCCTACGTGTTGAACACCAGCGTGAGTGTTTCAGCTGCGTCTGattcaggcagcagcagcagcttccctTTCACCATCACAGAGGTGAGTCTGCCTGCAGCCGAGCACCAGCAGCCTGCAGGTTTCCAGAACAACCAGCAGAGGGCGCCGCTACCCGCAGACGAGCCTCAGCTTCCTGTGAGGAAAGAGATGACAGAAAGACTCAATGCGTTCATCAGAAGGGACAGATGGAGACCTCAGGATGGTGTCAGCAGGGCGTCCAGCCAAAGCAGGGAGGACGGCGGGGGGAAGTCATTTGTCTGTAACTGCTGCGGTAAAACTCTGGCCTGCCTGAAGAACCTCAAGACCCACATGAGGgtccacacaggagagaagccgtTTGTCTGCGCGCTCTGCGGCAAACGCTTCTCTGACTCCAGCAACTTGAAGCGCCACCAGAGCGTCCACACCGGAGAGAAGCGCTACGGCTGTGTCCACTGTGGGAAACGCTTCGCCCAGTCAGGATCCCTGAAGGTCCACATGACCGTCCACACAGACTGCAAACAGTTCAGGTGTTCTTACTGCGGCAAAACTTTCATCTCTGGCAGCCACTTGCGCCGCCACGTGACCGTGCACGCTGGGGAGAAACGATTTGCTCCAACGTTTCAGTGA
- the LOC126382576 gene encoding fez family zinc finger protein erm-like isoform X2, whose protein sequence is MSPAAAFHAQLASIMEVLANTAVAEICELVDSGYSVLQLEISRSRKENEVLRRKLRLMELRAARASALRAAATAGGNALLLASSRARAQLPAHHLGNGPRRSGAPGGNRSDREARRSTVSNQETLQCRDPDPSSDSGQDTTQGTPAAGEPTKVTTAVIKVEDDDESWSQSEQDKFCHVADGQTTETEAPPPLTKQEVADEGGGSSRSWASGEVSSTSMSMQKTLNTSQRSETSSYECLMYEPQLQHGSLSTQNPLSEDPGCSYVLNTSVSVSAASDSGSSSSFPFTITEVSLPAAEHQQPAGFQNNQQRAPLPADEPQLPVRKEMTERLNAFIRRDRWRPQDGVSRASSQSREDGGGKSFVCNCCGKTLACLKNLKTHMRVHTGEKPFVCALCGKRFSDSSNLKRHQSVHTGEKRYGCVHCGKRFAQSGSLKVHMTVHTDCKQFRCSYCGKTFISGSHLRRHVTVHAGEKRFAPTFQ, encoded by the exons ATGTCTCCGGCCGCTGCCTTCCACGCGCAGCTCGCCTCCATCATGGAGGTGCTGGCCAACACGGCGGTGGCGGAGATCTGCGAGCTCGTGGACAGCGGCTACTCGGTGCTGCAGCTGGAGATCTCGCGGAGCCGCAAAGAGAACGAGGTGCTGCGGAGAAAACTGCGGCTCATGGAGCTGCGAGCCGCGCGGGCGTCCGCCCTGCGAGCAGCGGCCACCGCAGGCGGCAACGCGCTGCTGCTCGCGAGCAGCCGCGCGCGTGCTCAGCTGCCTGCTCATCACCTGGGCAACGGGCCAAGGAGGAGCGGAGCACCTGGAGGTAACCGTTCAGACC GTGAGGCCAGGCGGTCCACAGTGTCCAACCAGGAGACTCTGCAGTGCCGAGACCCCGATCCGTCCTCAGACTCTGGACAAGATACCACACAGGGGACG CCTGCTGCAGGTGAGCCGACCAAAGTGACGACTGCAGTGATCAAagtggaggatgatgatgagtcCTGGTCCCAATCTGAGCAGGACA AGTTTTGCCATGTTGCAGATGGTCAGACAACAGAGACAGAAGCCCCGCCTCCGCTgaccaaacaggaagtagcaGATGAAGGTGGAGGTTCGTCTCGGTCATGGGCGAGCGGTGAAGTCAGCTCCACCTCCATGTCCATGCAAAAAACCCTGAACACCAGCCAGAGGTCAGAAACCAGCAGTTATGAATGTCTGATGTACGAGCCACAGCTCCAACATGGCTCCCTCAGTACCCAGAATCCTCTGAGTGAGGATCCCGGCTGCTCCTACGTGTTGAACACCAGCGTGAGTGTTTCAGCTGCGTCTGattcaggcagcagcagcagcttccctTTCACCATCACAGAGGTGAGTCTGCCTGCAGCCGAGCACCAGCAGCCTGCAGGTTTCCAGAACAACCAGCAGAGGGCGCCGCTACCCGCAGACGAGCCTCAGCTTCCTGTGAGGAAAGAGATGACAGAAAGACTCAATGCGTTCATCAGAAGGGACAGATGGAGACCTCAGGATGGTGTCAGCAGGGCGTCCAGCCAAAGCAGGGAGGACGGCGGGGGGAAGTCATTTGTCTGTAACTGCTGCGGTAAAACTCTGGCCTGCCTGAAGAACCTCAAGACCCACATGAGGgtccacacaggagagaagccgtTTGTCTGCGCGCTCTGCGGCAAACGCTTCTCTGACTCCAGCAACTTGAAGCGCCACCAGAGCGTCCACACCGGAGAGAAGCGCTACGGCTGTGTCCACTGTGGGAAACGCTTCGCCCAGTCAGGATCCCTGAAGGTCCACATGACCGTCCACACAGACTGCAAACAGTTCAGGTGTTCTTACTGCGGCAAAACTTTCATCTCTGGCAGCCACTTGCGCCGCCACGTGACCGTGCACGCTGGGGAGAAACGATTTGCTCCAACGTTTCAGTGA
- the LOC126382576 gene encoding zinc finger protein 205-like isoform X3 produces the protein MSPAAAFHAQLASIMEVLANTAVAEICELVDSGYSVLQLEISRSRKENEVLRRKLRLMELRAARASALRAAATAGGNALLLASSRARAQLPAHHLGNGPRRSGAPGGEARRSTVSNQETLQCRDPDPSSDSGQDTTQGTPAAGEPTKVTTAVIKVEDDDESWSQSEQDKEFCHVADGQTTETEAPPPLTKQEVADEGGGSSRSWASGEVSSTSMSMQKTLNTSQRSETSSYECLMYEPQLQHGSLSTQNPLSEDPGCSYVLNTSVSVSAASDSGSSSSFPFTITEVSLPAAEHQQPAGFQNNQQRAPLPADEPQLPVRKEMTERLNAFIRRDRWRPQDGVSRASSQSREDGGGKSFVCNCCGKTLACLKNLKTHMRVHTGEKPFVCALCGKRFSDSSNLKRHQSVHTGEKRYGCVHCGKRFAQSGSLKVHMTVHTDCKQFRCSYCGKTFISGSHLRRHVTVHAGEKRFAPTFQ, from the exons ATGTCTCCGGCCGCTGCCTTCCACGCGCAGCTCGCCTCCATCATGGAGGTGCTGGCCAACACGGCGGTGGCGGAGATCTGCGAGCTCGTGGACAGCGGCTACTCGGTGCTGCAGCTGGAGATCTCGCGGAGCCGCAAAGAGAACGAGGTGCTGCGGAGAAAACTGCGGCTCATGGAGCTGCGAGCCGCGCGGGCGTCCGCCCTGCGAGCAGCGGCCACCGCAGGCGGCAACGCGCTGCTGCTCGCGAGCAGCCGCGCGCGTGCTCAGCTGCCTGCTCATCACCTGGGCAACGGGCCAAGGAGGAGCGGAGCACCTGGAG GTGAGGCCAGGCGGTCCACAGTGTCCAACCAGGAGACTCTGCAGTGCCGAGACCCCGATCCGTCCTCAGACTCTGGACAAGATACCACACAGGGGACG CCTGCTGCAGGTGAGCCGACCAAAGTGACGACTGCAGTGATCAAagtggaggatgatgatgagtcCTGGTCCCAATCTGAGCAGGACA AAGAGTTTTGCCATGTTGCAGATGGTCAGACAACAGAGACAGAAGCCCCGCCTCCGCTgaccaaacaggaagtagcaGATGAAGGTGGAGGTTCGTCTCGGTCATGGGCGAGCGGTGAAGTCAGCTCCACCTCCATGTCCATGCAAAAAACCCTGAACACCAGCCAGAGGTCAGAAACCAGCAGTTATGAATGTCTGATGTACGAGCCACAGCTCCAACATGGCTCCCTCAGTACCCAGAATCCTCTGAGTGAGGATCCCGGCTGCTCCTACGTGTTGAACACCAGCGTGAGTGTTTCAGCTGCGTCTGattcaggcagcagcagcagcttccctTTCACCATCACAGAGGTGAGTCTGCCTGCAGCCGAGCACCAGCAGCCTGCAGGTTTCCAGAACAACCAGCAGAGGGCGCCGCTACCCGCAGACGAGCCTCAGCTTCCTGTGAGGAAAGAGATGACAGAAAGACTCAATGCGTTCATCAGAAGGGACAGATGGAGACCTCAGGATGGTGTCAGCAGGGCGTCCAGCCAAAGCAGGGAGGACGGCGGGGGGAAGTCATTTGTCTGTAACTGCTGCGGTAAAACTCTGGCCTGCCTGAAGAACCTCAAGACCCACATGAGGgtccacacaggagagaagccgtTTGTCTGCGCGCTCTGCGGCAAACGCTTCTCTGACTCCAGCAACTTGAAGCGCCACCAGAGCGTCCACACCGGAGAGAAGCGCTACGGCTGTGTCCACTGTGGGAAACGCTTCGCCCAGTCAGGATCCCTGAAGGTCCACATGACCGTCCACACAGACTGCAAACAGTTCAGGTGTTCTTACTGCGGCAAAACTTTCATCTCTGGCAGCCACTTGCGCCGCCACGTGACCGTGCACGCTGGGGAGAAACGATTTGCTCCAACGTTTCAGTGA